A genomic stretch from Pseudomonas mendocina includes:
- a CDS encoding ShlB/FhaC/HecB family hemolysin secretion/activation protein, with protein MRVAVYLSALGLLFAFYSTVSLGQTPGEIDLIRERQDRLLQEQQKRLEELRQLPGPSPQQSADPTPDQSDRCFTIQSIELSGATLLSATDKARLVEDYTGKCLGAGQLNQLLKDITNHYLNRGYVTTRAYLPQQDLAGGVLHVTVVEGRLDGLNSSELASDKELAMGFPGKTGDMLNLRELEQLVEQINRLPSRQVQLDLVPGEEVGASVVQLQGQRSKPWRVNVSRHNDGQLSTGEQQWGLGLDWDSPLGIADQLSLRAGGDAVSDSYRKSDNQSLYYSIPYGWWTFAYSYNQSYYRTKTQSNGFSFDQDGDSSTHALRAERVMHRDSVSKTGVSFGLSHVRTNNFILGNRIGTSSQRLSEAQLGINHGRRIGNAYINADIGWQRGIGAFDAQNEGHPRGGEPVARYNKYTLTLSYLQPFQLLGETFSFDSLLNGQRSEDVLFSPQRISLGGLSSIRGYKDQSLTGDTGAYWRNQIRWRRPVSWELLQPFVQEYGVAFAYDVGVISGDSYNPEQKGRLSGNAIELSARGKYLAVSATFARSLERPDALERQEHPVYFRADIFF; from the coding sequence ATGAGAGTCGCTGTTTATTTATCGGCGCTAGGGCTGCTATTCGCGTTTTATTCGACTGTGTCTTTAGGGCAGACACCCGGTGAGATCGATCTCATTCGTGAGCGTCAGGACCGCCTTTTACAAGAGCAGCAAAAACGGCTAGAGGAACTACGGCAGTTGCCTGGGCCGTCGCCTCAGCAATCAGCAGACCCCACGCCTGATCAGTCTGATCGCTGCTTTACCATCCAGAGTATAGAACTGAGTGGGGCCACACTGCTCAGCGCAACAGACAAGGCCCGTCTCGTTGAAGACTACACAGGAAAATGTCTTGGCGCTGGTCAGTTGAACCAGCTGCTCAAAGACATCACCAATCATTATCTGAACCGAGGGTATGTGACTACCCGTGCATACTTGCCACAGCAAGATCTTGCTGGTGGAGTTTTGCACGTTACGGTTGTTGAGGGGCGGCTTGATGGATTGAACAGTTCTGAGCTGGCCTCTGACAAAGAGTTAGCCATGGGCTTCCCCGGCAAAACGGGCGATATGCTTAATCTTCGGGAGCTTGAGCAGTTGGTTGAGCAGATCAACCGGCTACCTTCGCGCCAAGTCCAACTCGATCTGGTTCCAGGTGAAGAAGTGGGAGCCAGCGTCGTTCAGTTACAGGGCCAGCGCAGCAAACCCTGGCGCGTTAATGTGTCCAGACACAATGATGGGCAATTGAGTACTGGCGAGCAGCAGTGGGGGCTTGGTCTGGACTGGGACAGCCCCTTAGGTATTGCCGATCAGTTGAGCCTTAGAGCTGGCGGGGATGCCGTCAGCGACAGCTATCGCAAATCTGATAATCAGAGCCTGTATTACAGCATTCCCTATGGCTGGTGGACGTTCGCCTACAGTTACAACCAGAGCTATTACCGAACCAAGACCCAAAGCAATGGGTTCTCGTTTGATCAGGATGGCGATAGCAGTACTCACGCCCTGCGCGCTGAGCGGGTTATGCACCGTGACAGTGTTAGTAAGACAGGGGTTAGCTTTGGTTTAAGCCATGTGCGCACCAACAACTTTATTCTCGGAAACCGTATTGGTACTTCCAGCCAGCGCCTTTCAGAGGCGCAATTGGGGATTAACCATGGTCGGCGTATCGGCAATGCCTATATCAATGCTGATATCGGTTGGCAGCGTGGTATCGGTGCTTTTGATGCCCAGAACGAAGGGCATCCAAGAGGCGGTGAACCCGTAGCTCGTTACAACAAGTACACACTGACGCTGAGTTACTTGCAGCCGTTTCAATTGTTGGGTGAGACCTTCTCTTTTGACAGTCTGCTCAATGGCCAGCGTAGCGAGGACGTGTTGTTCAGCCCGCAGCGTATCAGCCTGGGGGGGCTTAGTTCGATCCGGGGTTACAAGGATCAGTCGTTGACTGGCGATACGGGGGCTTATTGGCGTAATCAGATCCGTTGGCGCAGGCCTGTGAGCTGGGAGCTGTTGCAGCCTTTTGTGCAGGAATACGGTGTCGCGTTTGCTTATGACGTAGGTGTCATCAGTGGTGACAGCTATAACCCAGAGCAAAAAGGCAGGCTTTCCGGCAATGCAATCGAGCTAAGCGCCAGAGGCAAATACTTGGCAGTTTCGGCCACTTTTGCCCGCTCCTTGGAGCGGCCTGATGCGCTGGAGCGCCAGGAGCATCCTGTGTATTTCCGTGCGGACATTTTTTTCTGA
- a CDS encoding DUF3313 domain-containing protein — MTRLPLAIVLSVSLFLTGCASQTTTPDQYSGFLSDYSQLKPAQSASGVPVMRWVAADFKPQNYHSIYVEKPVFYPAPKPNDQVSQQTLDEIAVYLQQAIQREMSSSMTIAHHPDANSLILRTAISAVELTPEGLKVYEVIPIALVAAAASTAAGTRDLETDVYVEVEVLDGASRKPVTRVVRKGHGQQLENSSTQLSLKDIKPVLDEWAKDVRNFKP, encoded by the coding sequence ATGACGCGCCTGCCTTTAGCCATTGTTTTATCGGTTTCACTGTTTCTTACCGGCTGCGCCAGCCAAACAACTACTCCTGACCAATACTCCGGTTTTCTCAGCGATTACTCGCAACTGAAGCCTGCTCAGTCCGCCAGTGGTGTACCGGTGATGCGCTGGGTCGCGGCGGATTTTAAGCCGCAGAACTATCACTCGATTTACGTAGAAAAGCCGGTTTTCTATCCGGCGCCGAAGCCCAATGATCAGGTCAGCCAGCAAACGTTGGATGAGATAGCCGTATATTTGCAGCAGGCGATCCAGCGTGAAATGTCTAGCTCAATGACAATCGCCCATCACCCGGATGCCAACAGCCTGATTCTGCGCACTGCCATTAGCGCGGTGGAACTCACTCCGGAAGGGTTGAAGGTGTATGAGGTGATTCCTATCGCATTGGTGGCCGCAGCCGCGAGTACCGCAGCAGGCACCCGTGATCTTGAAACGGATGTTTACGTTGAGGTCGAAGTTCTGGATGGTGCTAGCCGCAAACCGGTGACCCGCGTTGTACGCAAAGGTCACGGTCAGCAGCTGGAGAACAGTAGCACTCAGCTGTCTCTCAAAGACATCAAGCCGGTGCTGGATGAGTGGGCGAAGGACGTTCGTAACTTCAAGCCCTGA
- a CDS encoding cupin domain-containing protein: MKPITVLRDTTPVPVLDACKWTRIDGEPHTVNLNAYTSEDGSKIMGTWICTPGKWQVAYEKWEYCHFQEGYCIITPEGQEPIHLRAGDIFIVEPGMKGTWEVVETVRKYFVFA, encoded by the coding sequence GTGAAACCGATAACCGTCCTGCGTGACACTACCCCTGTTCCCGTACTTGATGCCTGCAAGTGGACTCGAATCGACGGCGAGCCTCACACCGTCAACCTGAATGCTTACACTTCCGAAGATGGCAGCAAGATCATGGGTACCTGGATCTGCACGCCCGGCAAGTGGCAGGTCGCTTACGAGAAGTGGGAGTACTGCCACTTTCAGGAGGGCTACTGCATCATCACGCCAGAAGGCCAGGAGCCCATTCACTTGCGGGCGGGCGATATTTTTATCGTCGAACCCGGCATGAAGGGCACCTGGGAAGTGGTGGAAACCGTACGCAAATACTTCGTATTTGCCTGA